A window of Rhododendron vialii isolate Sample 1 chromosome 13a, ASM3025357v1 contains these coding sequences:
- the LOC131312517 gene encoding probable E3 ubiquitin-protein ligase RHC1A, giving the protein MSSGGNTHWCHACRQPVRLRGHNLVCPYCNGGFVEELDEVEDQGRQDNLGLHSEDDSEFGFMEPFSDRSGVMHNFSAIVRHRMAARNPNFHNRVRSGANPEHSTAFGSAPWLVFHHGQVPVRMSNNDAFEFLFNGSPRTGQRQANIVDHFTGSGLEELIQELTLNDRQGPPPATRSSIEAMPTVKITQRHLSTDSHCPVCKDEFEFGCEAKQMPCKHIYHSGCIVPWLVQHNSCPVCRFELPPLGSGSARSNTRSSGGGSNRSSTTGSSSNRSSSTGSTSNRSSSTGSSSSSWESSESNHGRSPLSSSFLSRSSNQNDSHNADRGRSGSAATYEERNVMDYSGWPFDY; this is encoded by the coding sequence ATGTCAAGTGGGGGAAATACACATTGGTGCCATGCATGCAGGCAGCCAGTACGGCTTCGCGGTCATAACTTGGTTTGCCCATATTGTAATGGGGGCTTTGTGGAAGAACTCGATGAGGTGGAGGACCAAGGACGACAAGATAACTTGGGACTTCATTCGGAAGATGATTCTGAATTCGGTTTCATGGAACCATTCTCTGACCGATCAGGAGTTATGCATAATTTTTCTGCTATTGTGAGGCACAGAATGGCAGCACGAAACCCTAACTTCCACAATAGAGTAAGATCTGGTGCAAATCCTGAACACAGTACTGCTTTTGGTTCCGCCCCATGGTTGGTATTCCATCATGGACAAGTCCCCGTTAGGATGTCCAATAATGATGCATTTGAGTTCTTATTCAATGGCAGTCCAAGAACTGGGCAAAGGCAAGCTAATATTGTTGATCATTTCACCGGGTCAGGATTGGAAGAACTGATCCAAGAGCTAACTCTAAATGATAGGCAGGGTCCACCTCCAGCAACTCGTTCATCAATTGAGGCTATGCCCACCGTTAAGATCACTCAGAGGCATCTTAGCACTGATTCGCATTGCCCAGTCTGTAAAGATGAATTTGAGTTCGGATGTGAAGCAAAGCAGATGCCATGTAAGCATATATATCATTCTGGGTGTATTGTCCCTTGGTTGGTTCAGCACAACTCGTGCCCTGTCTGCCGCTTCGAGCTGCCTCCACTTGGTTCTGGTAGTGCTCGTAGTAACACAAGATCAAGTGGTGGTGGCAGTAATAGAAGCAGCACCACTGGTAGCAGCAGTAATAGAAGCAGCAGCACTGGTAGCACCAGTAATAGAAGCAGCAGCACTGGTAGTAGCAGTAGTAGTTGGGAGAGCAGTGAGTCGAATCACGGGAGGAGTCCGTTGTCATCCTCGTTTCTTTCTCGCTCTTCAAATCAAAACGATTCTCATAATGCTGACAGGGGAAGAAGTGGCTCTGCAGCAACCTACGAAGAGCGCAATGTGATGGATTACTCCGGATGGCCCTTCGACTACTAG